From the genome of Marixanthomonas ophiurae, one region includes:
- the mfd gene encoding transcription-repair coupling factor, translated as MSKTLVNTLFAKAEETLKLGEAIFDSQPKISVSGLVGSATSIVISEVFKASEKPFLLILNDKEEAAYHLNDLEQLHGDDNVLFYPGSYRRPYQIEETDNANVLLRSEVLNRINSRRKPAIIVTYPEALFEKVVTRKELEKNTLKLKVGEEVSIDFVNEVLFEYKFKRTDFVTEPGEFSVRGGILDVFSFSNDEPYRIEFFGDEVDSIRTFDVETQLSDEQLKKISIIPNVENKMMEETRESFLKYIASKTVVFLKNEELLSSSITKLFEKATHAFNEASGEVKQSEPQDLFCTSELLKSQLSEFTTVTLDSKTSSEAIHFNTKPQPSFNKQFNLLIENLNENVENGYKNYIFCSSEQQAKRFHDIFEDAEQHVKEYQTVVFPLFQGFIDDTQKNVCYTDHQIFERYHKFQLKNGYAKKQAITLKELTNLEVGDYVTHIDHGIGKFGGLQKIDVEGKQQEAIKLIYGERDILYLSIHSLHKITKYNGKDGKEPKIYKLGSAAWKKLKQKTKKRVKEIAFNLIELYAKRRLQKGFAYDPDSYLQAELESSFMFEDTPDQSTATEDVKRDMENERPMDRLICGDVGFGKTEVAVRAAFKAVDNNKQVAILVPTTILAFQHYKTFTERLAEMPVNVDYLNRFRTAKERRAVLEGLKDGALDIVIGTHQLVNKSVEFKDLGLLIIDEEQKFGVAVKDKLKTIKENVDTLTLTATPIPRTLQFSLMAARDLSVITTPPPNRYPVETHVIRFGEESIRDAVRYEISRGGQVFFVHNRIENIKEVAGMIQRLVPDAKIGIGHGQMDGKKLEKLMLGFMNNEFDVLVSTTIIESGLDVPNANTIFINNANNFGLSDLHQMRGRVGRSNKKAFCYFITPPYSAMTDEARKRITALEQFSELGSGLNIAMKDLEIRGAGDLLGGEQSGFINEIGFETYQKILSEAIDELKEKEFKDLYEGTEHEKKDFVKETVLDTDFELLFPDDYINNITERLNLYTKLNQLKTEEELQQFEKELIDRFGELPDEAIDLLNSVRIKWIAIKMGLERVIMKKNKLVGYFVSDQASAYYQSPAFTKVLQYVQNHPQRVTMKEKKTRNGLRLLLTFDRITSVDRALEALAPFSSSFSEAT; from the coding sequence ATGAGCAAGACTCTTGTTAATACGCTTTTTGCAAAGGCTGAAGAAACCCTAAAGCTAGGGGAAGCTATATTCGATTCGCAACCAAAAATTTCGGTTTCAGGCTTAGTTGGCTCTGCTACTTCTATTGTTATTTCTGAAGTGTTTAAAGCTTCAGAAAAACCATTCCTTCTTATTTTAAATGATAAAGAAGAAGCTGCTTATCACTTAAACGATTTAGAACAATTGCACGGCGACGATAACGTGTTGTTTTATCCAGGAAGTTATCGCAGACCCTACCAAATTGAAGAAACCGACAATGCGAATGTGTTGCTGAGGAGTGAGGTATTAAATCGTATTAATTCCCGCAGAAAGCCGGCTATTATTGTTACTTATCCCGAAGCCTTATTCGAAAAGGTAGTAACTCGAAAAGAACTTGAAAAAAACACCTTAAAGCTAAAAGTAGGCGAAGAAGTGTCTATCGATTTTGTAAATGAAGTGTTATTTGAATATAAATTCAAACGTACCGATTTTGTAACTGAACCTGGTGAGTTTTCAGTCCGTGGTGGGATTTTAGATGTCTTCAGTTTTAGTAATGACGAGCCATATCGTATTGAATTTTTTGGCGATGAAGTAGATAGCATCCGTACCTTCGATGTAGAAACACAACTTTCAGACGAGCAATTAAAGAAAATATCCATCATTCCCAATGTGGAGAATAAAATGATGGAAGAAACCCGTGAAAGTTTCTTAAAATATATCGCTTCCAAAACTGTGGTTTTTCTGAAAAATGAAGAACTATTAAGCAGCAGTATCACAAAATTATTTGAAAAAGCAACCCACGCTTTTAATGAAGCTTCTGGCGAAGTAAAACAAAGCGAACCACAAGATTTATTTTGCACTTCAGAATTATTAAAAAGCCAACTCTCTGAATTTACAACCGTAACGCTAGACAGTAAAACCAGTAGCGAGGCAATTCATTTTAATACAAAACCGCAACCGTCGTTTAACAAGCAGTTCAATTTGTTAATTGAAAACTTGAACGAGAACGTTGAAAATGGCTATAAAAACTACATTTTCTGCAGTAGCGAACAGCAAGCAAAACGTTTTCACGACATTTTTGAAGATGCTGAACAACATGTAAAAGAATACCAAACGGTCGTATTTCCATTGTTTCAAGGATTTATCGATGACACTCAAAAAAACGTGTGTTATACCGATCATCAAATTTTTGAGCGTTATCATAAATTTCAGCTTAAAAACGGCTACGCCAAAAAGCAGGCAATTACCTTAAAAGAATTGACCAACCTTGAAGTAGGCGATTACGTTACCCACATTGATCACGGAATTGGGAAATTTGGCGGACTTCAGAAAATTGATGTGGAAGGAAAACAACAAGAAGCCATCAAATTGATTTATGGCGAACGCGATATTTTATACCTCAGCATTCATTCGCTTCATAAAATCACCAAGTACAACGGCAAAGATGGAAAAGAACCCAAAATATACAAACTGGGAAGTGCTGCTTGGAAAAAATTAAAACAGAAAACCAAGAAACGAGTTAAGGAAATTGCTTTCAACTTAATTGAGCTCTACGCCAAACGTCGTTTGCAAAAAGGGTTTGCGTATGATCCCGATTCGTATTTACAAGCTGAATTGGAGTCGTCTTTTATGTTTGAAGACACGCCCGATCAATCTACCGCTACCGAAGATGTAAAACGCGACATGGAAAACGAGCGACCAATGGACCGCTTAATCTGTGGCGATGTAGGTTTCGGAAAAACGGAGGTAGCCGTTCGTGCCGCTTTTAAAGCGGTTGATAACAACAAACAGGTTGCTATTTTGGTGCCCACCACCATTTTGGCATTTCAGCATTACAAAACATTTACGGAGCGATTGGCCGAAATGCCTGTAAACGTAGATTACCTCAACCGTTTTCGAACTGCCAAAGAACGTCGTGCTGTACTAGAAGGTTTAAAAGATGGAGCACTTGATATTGTGATTGGGACGCACCAATTGGTAAACAAATCGGTTGAATTTAAAGATCTTGGATTATTAATAATTGACGAAGAACAAAAATTTGGTGTTGCGGTAAAAGACAAACTAAAAACCATAAAGGAAAACGTAGACACCTTGACATTGACCGCTACACCTATCCCGAGAACGTTACAGTTTAGTTTAATGGCCGCACGGGATTTATCGGTAATCACCACGCCGCCACCCAATCGCTATCCGGTAGAAACCCACGTGATTCGTTTTGGGGAAGAAAGTATTCGCGATGCCGTTCGGTATGAAATATCACGTGGCGGACAAGTATTTTTTGTTCATAACCGTATTGAAAACATTAAAGAAGTAGCCGGAATGATTCAGCGCTTAGTTCCAGATGCCAAAATAGGAATTGGTCACGGCCAGATGGACGGTAAAAAACTGGAAAAACTCATGCTCGGTTTTATGAACAATGAGTTTGATGTATTGGTTTCAACCACTATTATTGAAAGCGGACTGGACGTTCCAAACGCCAACACTATTTTTATCAACAATGCCAATAATTTCGGATTGTCCGATTTACACCAAATGCGCGGGCGTGTGGGTAGAAGTAATAAAAAAGCGTTCTGTTATTTTATCACACCTCCCTATTCAGCCATGACCGACGAAGCGCGAAAACGAATTACAGCTTTGGAGCAATTTTCAGAATTAGGTAGCGGGTTAAACATTGCAATGAAAGATTTGGAAATTCGTGGTGCGGGAGATTTATTAGGCGGCGAACAAAGCGGGTTTATCAATGAAATTGGGTTTGAAACCTATCAAAAAATTCTTTCCGAAGCGATTGATGAACTTAAAGAGAAAGAATTTAAAGATCTGTATGAAGGTACCGAACATGAGAAAAAGGATTTTGTAAAAGAAACCGTGCTCGATACCGATTTTGAATTGCTTTTCCCTGATGATTACATCAATAACATTACGGAACGGCTTAATCTGTACACCAAGTTAAATCAGTTAAAAACTGAGGAAGAACTCCAACAATTTGAAAAAGAATTAATAGACCGCTTTGGGGAACTTCCTGACGAAGCAATTGATTTATTGAACAGTGTTCGTATTAAATGGATTGCGATTAAAATGGGACTGGAACGCGTGATTATGAAGAAAAACAAATTGGTTGGTTATTTTGTGAGCGATCAAGCAAGTGCGTATTATCAGAGTCCGGCGTTTACAAAAGTATTGCAATACGTTCAAAACCATCCGCAGCGCGTAACGATGAAAGAAAAGAAAACCCGCAACGGACTGCGGTTGTTATTGACTTTTGATAGAATTACTTCAGTAGATAGAGCATTGGAAGCGCTAGCGCCTTTTTCAAGTAGTTTTTCAGAAGCGACGTAA
- a CDS encoding DoxX family membrane protein: MKKISNNQLAFFVARLTIGINLLVHGLVRIPKLDAFANGIVKGFSETYLPEILVSPFAYSLPFIEFTIGALLLLGWKTKYAAAAGGLLIALLILGSAFKEDWAAVGTQMVYAIFFFLLIKNLDHNYWSIDTNARKKVDGFKTER; this comes from the coding sequence ATGAAAAAGATTAGTAATAACCAGTTAGCGTTTTTTGTAGCTCGACTCACTATTGGGATTAATTTATTGGTTCACGGATTGGTTCGAATACCTAAATTAGACGCTTTTGCAAATGGAATAGTAAAAGGTTTTTCTGAAACCTACTTGCCTGAAATTTTAGTAAGCCCATTTGCATATTCCTTACCTTTTATCGAATTTACAATCGGAGCCCTGTTATTACTAGGTTGGAAAACTAAATATGCAGCAGCTGCGGGCGGACTTTTAATCGCCTTGTTGATTTTAGGCTCTGCTTTTAAAGAAGATTGGGCAGCGGTAGGAACACAAATGGTATATGCAATCTTTTTCTTTTTACTAATTAAAAATCTAGACCATAATTATTGGTCTATTGATACAAATGCAAGAAAAAAAGTAGATGGATTTAAAACTGAAAGATAA
- the cysM gene encoding cysteine synthase CysM — protein sequence MFKNITDFIGKTPLIEAQTLIKNPKITLLLKMEGHNPGGSVKDRAAYNMIRSALDRGEIDKSTKLIEATSGNTGIALAMIAGIFKLNIELVMPENSTKERVQTMRAYGAKVTLTSSDIGIEGARDYAEQKVAEEGYYSFNQFANDDNWKAHYKTTGPEIWKDTEGKITHFVSAMGTTGTIMGTSTYLKEQNKNIQIVGAQPTDGSKIPGIRKWEKAYLPKIFNPKKVDQVIEVSETEATEMAKRLAEEEGVFSGMSSGGSVTAALKLAETLESGVIVAVICDRGDRYLSSLLFE from the coding sequence ATGTTTAAAAATATAACCGATTTTATAGGTAAGACTCCTTTAATTGAAGCACAAACCTTAATTAAGAACCCGAAGATCACCTTACTCTTAAAAATGGAAGGTCATAACCCAGGCGGAAGCGTAAAAGATCGGGCGGCTTATAACATGATTAGATCTGCTTTAGATCGAGGCGAAATTGATAAAAGTACGAAGCTAATTGAAGCCACAAGCGGAAATACCGGTATTGCATTAGCGATGATTGCCGGAATTTTTAAGCTTAACATTGAACTCGTGATGCCCGAAAATTCAACTAAAGAGCGTGTGCAAACCATGCGAGCGTATGGTGCGAAAGTTACGTTAACGTCATCCGATATCGGTATTGAAGGTGCAAGAGATTATGCCGAACAAAAAGTAGCTGAAGAGGGATATTATTCCTTTAATCAGTTTGCAAATGATGATAACTGGAAAGCCCATTATAAAACCACAGGCCCTGAAATTTGGAAGGATACAGAAGGGAAAATAACGCACTTTGTTTCAGCAATGGGAACTACGGGAACCATTATGGGCACCTCTACTTATTTGAAAGAACAAAATAAAAACATTCAAATTGTAGGTGCGCAACCAACAGACGGTTCTAAAATTCCTGGAATTCGAAAATGGGAGAAAGCATATTTACCTAAAATATTCAATCCTAAAAAAGTGGATCAAGTAATTGAAGTAAGCGAAACGGAAGCTACCGAAATGGCAAAACGCTTAGCAGAGGAAGAAGGTGTATTCTCTGGGATGAGCAGCGGCGGCAGTGTTACAGCAGCGTTGAAATTAGCCGAAACATTAGAAAGTGGTGTAATCGTAGCAGTAATCTGTGATCGAGGCGATCGGTATTTGTCTTCTCTCTTGTTTGAGTAA
- a CDS encoding serine O-acetyltransferase, translated as MNFTKKDIIQAIQQQKENPNLKYRLKERTEEFTRLLFHTLFDSETSVSENFDTLETLFEELVDIACWTPEKPCKKLWKSYLQKLPGILEKLNKDAKAFVENDPAANSIEEVYLSYPGFYAIVIYRLSHELYEVGMPLVPRLMSEYAHRISGADINPGAKIGESFFLDHATGTVIGETTIIKNNVKIYQGVTLGALSVARNLRNIKRHPTVENNVVIYANATILGGKTIIGENSVIGGNTWITNSIPRNSIVSNTNEVKIKTTENV; from the coding sequence ATGAATTTTACCAAAAAAGATATTATTCAAGCCATTCAGCAACAGAAAGAAAACCCTAATTTAAAGTATCGTTTAAAAGAGCGTACCGAAGAGTTTACAAGGTTGTTATTCCATACCTTATTCGATTCGGAAACATCCGTTTCAGAAAATTTTGATACGTTAGAAACACTTTTTGAAGAATTAGTAGATATTGCGTGTTGGACACCAGAAAAACCGTGTAAAAAGCTGTGGAAATCATACTTACAAAAACTTCCAGGAATTTTAGAAAAATTAAATAAAGATGCGAAGGCATTTGTTGAAAACGATCCTGCAGCAAATTCTATCGAAGAAGTATATCTTTCGTATCCAGGATTTTACGCTATTGTAATCTATCGATTAAGTCACGAATTATATGAAGTGGGAATGCCTTTAGTGCCCAGGCTTATGAGTGAATATGCACACCGTATTTCAGGAGCTGATATCAATCCCGGGGCGAAAATAGGCGAGTCCTTTTTTCTAGACCATGCAACAGGTACGGTAATTGGAGAGACTACAATTATTAAAAATAATGTAAAAATTTACCAAGGGGTTACCTTAGGAGCGCTTTCAGTAGCAAGAAATTTACGAAATATAAAACGGCATCCAACTGTTGAAAACAATGTGGTTATTTATGCAAATGCAACTATTTTGGGCGGAAAAACAATCATTGGTGAAAATAGCGTAATAGGAGGAAATACGTGGATTACCAATTCTATTCCGCGGAACTCTATTGTTTCAAACACCAATGAAGTGAAAATTAAAACAACAGAAAATGTTTAA
- a CDS encoding dihydrolipoyl dehydrogenase family protein, which produces MAIEKFDVFVIGTGTAGKSVAYDCIEAGMSVAIADNREFGGTCANRGCDPKKVLVGFTEAIQLAENLKGKGITAAPEINWKDIQKFKSNFTEAVPAATERDLKEAGIAMYHQSPQFLDENTLTVEGKTVKAKKIVIATGQKPMELKIPGREHLKLSDDFLDLPELPESIVFVGAGYIGMEFAHIAARCGAKVTVVEFAPRPLTPFDEDIVSHITKASEELGIDFIFNAQVTEVEELQKNYRVIFQKDGKKNSVKGRAVFNTAGRVPSIDALDLEKGNVAFEKGGISVNEFLQNTTNPSVYACGDVSASGSLPLTPTSSQEARVVSKNIRKNNILKMDFPPVPSVVFTLPQVAAIGLTEEQAKKQGYDIVVEYKSVPSWFNAKRINEKTYAYKTIVDKERNLILGAHIIAPHAGEMINLFVLAMCGKLKCEDLKAMIFAYPTWGNDIKGMV; this is translated from the coding sequence ATGGCAATAGAAAAATTTGATGTTTTTGTAATAGGAACCGGAACAGCTGGAAAAAGTGTAGCGTACGATTGTATAGAAGCCGGAATGAGCGTTGCCATTGCCGATAATAGAGAATTTGGCGGTACATGTGCCAATCGTGGATGTGACCCAAAAAAAGTATTAGTAGGGTTTACCGAAGCCATACAATTAGCTGAAAACTTAAAAGGAAAAGGAATTACGGCTGCCCCTGAAATAAATTGGAAAGACATACAAAAATTCAAATCTAATTTTACTGAAGCGGTTCCCGCGGCAACGGAACGCGATTTAAAAGAAGCTGGGATTGCAATGTACCACCAATCACCGCAGTTTTTGGATGAAAACACCCTTACGGTGGAAGGAAAAACCGTAAAAGCTAAAAAAATAGTAATCGCTACGGGCCAAAAACCGATGGAGTTAAAAATTCCTGGAAGAGAACATTTAAAATTAAGTGACGATTTTTTAGACTTGCCAGAATTACCCGAAAGCATCGTCTTTGTTGGAGCGGGTTATATTGGGATGGAATTTGCACACATCGCCGCTCGCTGTGGCGCCAAAGTTACCGTAGTGGAATTTGCTCCACGACCGTTAACACCATTTGATGAAGATATTGTGAGTCATATTACAAAAGCTTCAGAGGAATTAGGAATTGATTTTATTTTTAACGCCCAAGTAACCGAAGTGGAAGAGCTTCAGAAAAACTACCGAGTTATTTTTCAGAAAGACGGAAAAAAGAATTCTGTAAAAGGACGGGCTGTTTTTAATACGGCAGGCCGTGTACCTTCGATAGACGCATTGGATTTAGAAAAAGGAAACGTTGCCTTTGAAAAAGGAGGTATTTCGGTGAATGAATTTCTTCAAAATACTACCAATCCGTCGGTGTATGCTTGTGGTGATGTTTCGGCAAGTGGTTCTTTACCATTAACACCTACTTCGTCTCAAGAAGCGAGGGTTGTTTCAAAAAATATTCGAAAAAACAATATCTTGAAAATGGATTTTCCGCCGGTTCCTTCCGTGGTATTTACATTGCCGCAAGTCGCTGCTATTGGTTTAACCGAAGAGCAAGCTAAAAAACAAGGCTATGATATTGTGGTGGAGTATAAAAGTGTGCCTTCTTGGTTCAATGCAAAACGTATAAATGAAAAGACCTACGCTTATAAAACCATAGTCGATAAAGAACGAAATTTGATTTTAGGTGCGCATATTATTGCGCCTCATGCAGGCGAAATGATTAATTTATTTGTACTCGCCATGTGCGGTAAATTGAAATGTGAAGATTTAAAAGCCATGATTTTTGCCTACCCAACGTGGGGTAATGATATTAAGGGGATGGTTTAA
- a CDS encoding tryptophan-rich sensory protein, with the protein MKKTLQIANILAFLATIFVNYLSNTGAMNNTTIGEVSASMPNLFTPAGYAFSIWGFIYLLLLGFIIYQSRSLFTSVRDDAFVLKTGWWFVLSCVANMLWVTFWLYGYISFSILVMFVLLFSLLKIVMNNRMELWDAPISVITFLWWPFVFYSGWITVASIANIAAYLSSTGWDGWGFSETSWTVIMVIIAGIINLAVTWKRNMREFALVGVWALIAIAVANWDSNQAVVYATLITAAVLFISSAVHSFQNKDTSPVQKCKEHFGK; encoded by the coding sequence ATGAAAAAAACACTACAAATTGCTAATATTCTTGCCTTTTTGGCCACTATTTTTGTGAACTACCTCTCAAACACTGGCGCGATGAACAACACCACAATCGGTGAAGTTTCGGCCTCCATGCCAAACTTGTTTACTCCAGCAGGCTATGCTTTCTCCATTTGGGGGTTTATCTATTTATTATTATTAGGGTTTATAATCTACCAAAGCCGAAGTCTTTTTACCTCCGTTAGGGATGATGCTTTTGTGCTGAAAACGGGTTGGTGGTTCGTGTTATCGTGCGTGGCTAATATGTTATGGGTTACCTTTTGGCTTTACGGATATATTAGTTTTTCTATACTAGTAATGTTCGTATTACTATTTTCACTACTGAAAATTGTCATGAACAATCGTATGGAATTGTGGGACGCCCCTATTTCAGTCATTACATTTTTATGGTGGCCGTTTGTTTTTTATAGCGGATGGATAACCGTCGCAAGTATTGCCAATATTGCTGCTTATTTAAGCAGTACCGGATGGGATGGTTGGGGTTTTTCTGAAACTTCTTGGACGGTGATAATGGTTATCATTGCCGGAATCATCAATCTAGCCGTCACCTGGAAACGCAATATGCGCGAGTTTGCATTAGTAGGCGTTTGGGCGTTAATCGCAATTGCCGTAGCCAATTGGGACAGCAACCAAGCTGTCGTTTACGCAACCTTGATAACTGCTGCTGTGTTATTTATAAGTAGTGCCGTTCATTCCTTTCAAAACAAGGATACTAGCCCGGTGCAAAAATGCAAAGAGCATTTTGGTAAATAG
- a CDS encoding YraN family protein, producing the protein MAHHNELGKIGEQLAADYLLKNGYEILERNFFFDKAEIDIIAQKDEDTIVIVEVKTRNSSFFGDPQSFVTRGKVKLLVKAANEYMIDNNLDKEVQFDIIAVLKNKTTEQIEHFENAFYHF; encoded by the coding sequence ATGGCACACCACAACGAACTTGGAAAAATAGGCGAGCAATTGGCAGCAGACTATCTTCTGAAAAACGGCTATGAAATTTTAGAACGAAATTTTTTCTTCGACAAGGCCGAAATAGACATCATAGCCCAAAAAGATGAAGACACTATTGTAATTGTAGAAGTAAAAACCCGAAATAGTTCTTTTTTTGGGGATCCACAAAGCTTTGTTACTAGAGGAAAAGTAAAACTATTGGTAAAAGCTGCCAATGAGTATATGATTGATAACAACCTTGACAAAGAAGTTCAGTTTGATATTATTGCCGTGTTGAAAAACAAAACTACCGAACAGATTGAACATTTTGAAAATGCATTTTATCATTTTTAA
- a CDS encoding SDR family NAD(P)-dependent oxidoreductase, which produces MDLKLKDKRVLITGSTKGIGYATAKLFAEEGAHVILNGRSEQSVKSAASSLKKSVKGAMVTGIPCDFSNAVEVGKLIEEVQEVDILVNNVGIFDPTEFLDIPDEDWQRFYDVNVMSGIRLSRAFLPKMMKKDWGRIIFISSESAINIPVEMIHYGMTKTAQLAISRGLAETTKGTNVTVNSVLPGPTFSNGVKDMTGVSDGKSKKEVENGFFKTERPTSLIQRFADPEEVASMIAYVASPLASATNGAALRVDGGVIKTIY; this is translated from the coding sequence ATGGATTTAAAACTGAAAGATAAACGAGTTCTCATTACAGGATCAACGAAAGGAATTGGTTATGCAACCGCAAAACTATTTGCCGAAGAAGGCGCTCACGTTATTTTAAACGGACGTAGTGAGCAATCTGTGAAAAGCGCAGCAAGTTCTTTGAAGAAAAGTGTAAAAGGTGCAATGGTTACAGGAATTCCCTGTGATTTTTCCAATGCTGTTGAGGTGGGAAAACTTATAGAAGAAGTACAAGAAGTAGATATTTTAGTGAATAACGTAGGAATTTTTGATCCGACAGAATTTCTAGATATTCCAGATGAAGATTGGCAACGTTTTTACGATGTCAATGTTATGAGTGGCATACGTCTATCCCGTGCGTTTTTACCTAAGATGATGAAAAAAGATTGGGGACGTATTATTTTTATTTCAAGTGAAAGCGCGATAAATATACCTGTTGAAATGATTCACTACGGAATGACGAAAACAGCACAATTAGCTATTTCTCGTGGTCTTGCAGAAACCACTAAAGGTACTAATGTTACCGTAAACAGTGTGCTACCTGGGCCCACATTTTCAAATGGCGTAAAAGATATGACAGGGGTAAGTGATGGAAAATCTAAAAAAGAAGTAGAAAATGGTTTTTTTAAGACCGAACGCCCCACTTCCCTTATTCAGCGGTTTGCAGATCCTGAAGAAGTAGCTTCGATGATTGCTTATGTTGCGAGTCCGTTAGCGTCTGCGACAAATGGAGCCGCACTTCGTGTAGATGGCGGTGTAATTAAAACAATATATTAA